The following is a genomic window from Actinomadura sp. WMMB 499.
CCCAGAACCACTACGACCACGTTCACGTCTCCGTGCTCTGACCTCGGGGGCGGGGCCCCGGAGCGTCACGGCCGGGAGAGGGAGATCGCCGTGTGCTCGCGGGCGGACTGCAGCGCCGCCTCGATGACCTCCAGTCCCGTGATCGCGTCGGCGAGGTCGACGGGCGGGGGCGCGCCGTCGCGCAGCGTGCGGGCCACGGCCGCGTAGAAGTCGTGGTAGGCGCCCGGCGCCGTCGGCTCGGGACGCTCGTCGCCCGGGACGCCGACGAGGCCGTACGCCTCCGGCGGGGCGATGCCGTAGCCCGGATCGTTCGGGACGAGTCCGGCGCGCAGGGCGTCCTCCTGCACGTCCATGCCGTGGACGGTGTAGGCGGCGCGGGAACCGAGCACGCGCAGGCGCGGGCCCGGCCGCGCCGCGGTCGCGCTCGTCCACAGGTGCGAACGGGTGCCGCCGCGGTGCTCGAGGGCGACGAAGACGTCGTCGGGCGCGGTGGCGCCGCGGCGGCGGGTGTCGACCTCGGCGTGGACCCGGACCGGACGCCCGAACAGCGCGACCGCCTGGTCGATCAGGTGCGAGCCGAGGTCGTACAGGATGCCGCCCGCGTCCCTGGGGTCGGTGCTCTCCTTCCAGCCCGGCTTGATCTCCGGCCGCCACCGTTCGAACCGGGACTCGAAGCGCAGCACGTCGCCGAGCGTCCCGGCGCCGATGAGGCGGTGCACGGTGAGGTGGTCGCCGTCCCAGCGCCGGTTGTGGAACGGGATCACCGGCAGGCCCCGGACGGCGCTGAGCGCGGCGAGGGAACGGGCGTCCGCGGCGGTGGCCGCGGCCGGTTTGTCCACCACGACGGGGACGCCCGAGGTCAGCGCCGTCCGCGCGAGCGCGACGTGGTAGCGGTTCGGGGCGGCGATCACCACCAGGTCGTAGGCGTCTGACACCTCCCAGAGCCGGTCGGCGTGGTCGAGGACCCGCGCGTCCGGGTACCGCTCCGCGACGGCCGCGCGCCGCTCCGGGTCCCCGGTCACGACCGCCGCCAGGCGCATCCCGGGGACGGACGAGATCAGCGGGGCGTGGAAGACCGCGCCCCCGGTGCCGTATCCGATCAAGGCAACACGCAGGTCCATGCCCCGATCATGGCCGATGCGGCCCCGGCCGCCCGGCGGCGGGGTCGGCGCCGCACCGCGGCGGGCCGGGGCGGCGCCCGGCGGGACGCCCCCGGCGGGCGCCGGTCGGCGCGGTGCCGGTCGGCGCGGTGTCAGTCGAACAGGTCGGGCTGCTCGCGGGTGATCTGGTCGTACAGCGGCTGGTAGTTGATCCAGCCGACCAGGTCGTTGCCGATCTGCTCGTGGGTGAGGACGGCGTTGTCGTGCTCGATCGGGACGACCGGGCCCGCCGCCTGCGCGAGGAGCTGCACCTGGCACGACCGCTCCATCGTGATGAACCACCAGGCGGCCGCGTCCACGGTGTCGCCGACCGTCAGCAGGCCGTGGTTGCGCAGGATGACGGCCTTGTGGTCGCCGAGGGCCGCGGCGATCCGCTTGCCCTCCTCCAGGTCGGTGACCACGCCCGTATAGTCGTCGAACAGGCCGTGGTCCTGGTAGAACGCGCACACGTCCTGGGTGATCGGCTCCAGCTTGCGGCCGAGCGCCGACATCGCGCGGCCGTACGTCGAGTGGCTGTGCGCGGCGGCCACCACGTCCGGGCGCGCCTGGTGCACCTGCGAGTGGATCGCGAACGCGGCCTCGTTGACCGGGTAACGGCCCTCGACGACCTTGCCCTCGTGGTTCACGAGGATCAGGTCGCTGACCCTGATGTGCTTGAACGACATCCCGAACGGGTTCACCCAGAAATGGTCGTCGCGCTCGGGGTCGCGGGCGGTGATGTGCCCGGCCACGCCCTCCTCGAAGCCGAACTTGCCGAAGATCCGCAGCGCGGCGGTGAGCCGCTCCTTGCGGTGCCGGCGCTCGTCCTCGACGTCGTCGAAGTTCGGCGGCAGCCGGAAGATCAGGTCGGTGGGCAGCTTCTCCAGGAACTCTTCGTCCTCGGCCATCGGTCGCTCCTCGGGATTCGGCTGCCTCCACCGAACACCAAGCGGTGCCCCTCCGGCTAGACCGGTCCGGCCCAAGCCCGCCGTGCCCGGTTGTCCGCAGGGGACAACGGCACCGCACAATGGCGGCATGGAGCAACGAGAAGGCGACCGTTTCCTGCGGTTGCTGGTCGAGCGGAGCGAGGACCCGGCGCTGCTGGACGCGACGGTGCGCGCCGCCCGGACCCGCTCGGACCTCGTCGCGGCGCTGCCGGAGGAGGAGACGCGGCGGCACACCGCCGCGCTCGTCCGGGGCGTGGTGGCCGCGCTGGCGGAGGGCGGCCCGGGACCGGACGTCCTCGCGGCGGCCGAGCGGCTCGGCTCCGACCGCGCGCGGCAGGGGGTGCCGGTCGCCGCGTTCCTGGACGGCTTCCAGGCGGGCCGCGCGCACCTCGTCCGGACGCTCATCGCCGACGGCCGCCGCCTCGGCGTCCCGGACGCCCTGCTGCTGGACGGGGTGAGCCGCATCGACGAGATCACCACCGCGCTCGTCCACCGCATGGTCCACGCGCACCGGGTGACCGAGCTGGAGGCGGCCCGCACGGCGCGGGAGAGCACCGTCCAGACGCTCCGGCAGCTGCTGCACGGCGAACCGGTCGCCGTCCCCGCTCCGCTGGACGCCGGCGCCGCCTACCACTGCGTCGTGTCCGATGTCAGCGATCCCGCCGCCGCCGCGCACCTGGAGGCCCGGCTCACCTCGGCCGGGTCGGGCCTGTGCGGGCTCGTGGACGGGCGCCTGGCCGCCCTCGTCGCCCGGCTGCCGGACCCGCCGCCCGCGGGTCCGTTGCTGGTGGCCGCCCCGCCCGCCCGTCCGGGCGACGTCGCGCCGCTCTACGCGCTCGGACGCCGCGCGCTGCGGGCGGGCGCCGCCGCGGGCCTCACCGGGATGCGGGACCTCGCCGACCTGGCCCTCGTGACGGCCACCGACGCGGAACCCGAGCTGGGCGGGCTGCTGGCGGCCGCGCTGCTGGACGGGCTGGACCCCGCCGACCCGTTCCACCGGGAACTCGCCGAGACGGCTCTCGCGCACCTCGACCACGGCGGACGCATCGAGCCGGCGGCCGCGGCGCTGCACGTCCACGGCAACACGGTCAAGTACCGGCTGCGGCGCCTGCAGGAGCTGACGGGACACCCGCCGCCCGACCCGGCGGACGGCGCGGCGGTCGCCCGCACCGCGCACCTGTGGTGGGCGCTGCGCCACTGGCTGGACGCCGCCCGCTGAAACCCGCCCGCGCCGGAGGCCGCGTTCGTGATCTAGTGGGAACGGCGTCCCGCGGCGGGGCGCTCGGAGCGCGACGGAGGGGGATCGGTGACCGCACCTCGGATCGGCACGGTGGTCTGGCCCATGCAGTCCTGGCCGGAGGCCGGGGACACGTGGCGGCGCGCCGAGGAACTGGGGTTCCACCACGCCTGGGTGTACGACCACCTCGCCTGGCGCGGCGCCACGCCCTGGTACGACGCGTACACGACGCTCGCCGCGGCGGCGGCCGTGACGTCGAGCGTGCGGCTCGGAACGATGGTGACGTCACCGAACTTCCGGCATCCGGTGCCGACCGCGCACGCGATCAAGACGATCGACCATGTGAGCGGCGGCCGGCTGGCCGTCGGGATCGGATCGGGCGGCACCCGCCGGACCTCCGACGGGGGCGTCCTCGGCGGCCCGG
Proteins encoded in this region:
- a CDS encoding Gfo/Idh/MocA family oxidoreductase; protein product: MDLRVALIGYGTGGAVFHAPLISSVPGMRLAAVVTGDPERRAAVAERYPDARVLDHADRLWEVSDAYDLVVIAAPNRYHVALARTALTSGVPVVVDKPAAATAADARSLAALSAVRGLPVIPFHNRRWDGDHLTVHRLIGAGTLGDVLRFESRFERWRPEIKPGWKESTDPRDAGGILYDLGSHLIDQAVALFGRPVRVHAEVDTRRRGATAPDDVFVALEHRGGTRSHLWTSATAARPGPRLRVLGSRAAYTVHGMDVQEDALRAGLVPNDPGYGIAPPEAYGLVGVPGDERPEPTAPGAYHDFYAAVARTLRDGAPPPVDLADAITGLEVIEAALQSAREHTAISLSRP
- a CDS encoding class II aldolase/adducin family protein, with the protein product MAEDEEFLEKLPTDLIFRLPPNFDDVEDERRHRKERLTAALRIFGKFGFEEGVAGHITARDPERDDHFWVNPFGMSFKHIRVSDLILVNHEGKVVEGRYPVNEAAFAIHSQVHQARPDVVAAAHSHSTYGRAMSALGRKLEPITQDVCAFYQDHGLFDDYTGVVTDLEEGKRIAAALGDHKAVILRNHGLLTVGDTVDAAAWWFITMERSCQVQLLAQAAGPVVPIEHDNAVLTHEQIGNDLVGWINYQPLYDQITREQPDLFD
- a CDS encoding helix-turn-helix domain-containing protein is translated as MEQREGDRFLRLLVERSEDPALLDATVRAARTRSDLVAALPEEETRRHTAALVRGVVAALAEGGPGPDVLAAAERLGSDRARQGVPVAAFLDGFQAGRAHLVRTLIADGRRLGVPDALLLDGVSRIDEITTALVHRMVHAHRVTELEAARTARESTVQTLRQLLHGEPVAVPAPLDAGAAYHCVVSDVSDPAAAAHLEARLTSAGSGLCGLVDGRLAALVARLPDPPPAGPLLVAAPPARPGDVAPLYALGRRALRAGAAAGLTGMRDLADLALVTATDAEPELGGLLAAALLDGLDPADPFHRELAETALAHLDHGGRIEPAAAALHVHGNTVKYRLRRLQELTGHPPPDPADGAAVARTAHLWWALRHWLDAAR